The nucleotide window CTCACTTCGGGCTTCTGTTTGATCTGCCTCACTCACTCGCTTGCGATAACCGAAACGACTTTCCGACTCCATCGAGGGACGGCATCCATTTTCGACTGTCTTGCATCTCTACTCCCAGTCAACCTCACCCTACGCCACAATTCCACCTCAAACCCCCATAATGTGCTTTGGAAGTCGGGATAAGGGCGATCGCGGTCTTGCGCGATCTCGTGATATCGACAAGCAGCTTCGccaggatgagaagaagctatCCAAGGAGGTCAAGCTCCTCTTGCTAGGTAGGAATGGTCTGGCCGCGCTTTCGCACAAATGAGACTGACACGCCATGCGCGTCCAACAGGTGCTGGAGAATCTGGAAAGTCAACTGTCCTCAAGCAGATGAAGCTTATTTACTCTCAAGGCTTCAGCAAAAATGAGAAGCTGGAATGGAAGCCCGTCATCTTTAGCAACATTGTTCAGTCTTTCAAAGTTATTGCCGAAGCAATGAATGAGCACGATCTCCAATTCGACAACCCCGACAACGAGGTaagtcaagctcttcttccccaCTATGACTGCCGAAGCCACTATTCCGACGAGAATTTTGAGTGAGGCGGTTGAGTGAGACATCCCCAATTACTAACAGAAGCTACAGAAACATATGGCCCACATCCTTGTCGACCACGAAATTAGCCCTCACGACCCTATGCCTGCTGACTATCTTGAGCCCATCAAAGCCCTGTGGGTCGACAATGGTGTTCGAGCGGCCATTGGGATGGGCAACGAATATGCGTTACATGACAACCTAACCTAGTACGTATTGTATCATGGCGTGGCATGAAAATTCTTGGCGCTAACATATTCCAAAGTTTCATTGAGGACATCGATAGACTCTGGGGAGAGGACTATGTCCCCGATgatcaagatcttcttcgATCGCGATTGCGAACTACTGGTATCACAGAGACCATCTTCGACCTCGGCCAACTCACCTACCGAATGTTTGATGTTGGTGGCCAGCGTTCAGAACGAAAGAAGTGGATTCACTGCTTCGAGAATGTCAACTGCCTATTGTTCTTGGTCGCAATTAGCGGTTATGATCAGTGCTTGGTTGAGGACAAGGATGGGGTCAGTAACGAATGAAACCAGACAGGAAGCTACGAATACCCTGCTAACAGTGACACAGAACCAAATGAATGAGGCGCTCATGCTTTGGGAGTCGATTGCCAACTCCCATTGGTTTGCCAGATCAGCGCTGATCCTCTTCCTGAATAAGATGGATCTgttcaaggagaagctccCCAAGAGCCCTATTACGAATCACGGGTTCACCGATTACCACGGACCTAAGGACGATTATAAGGCGGCGAGCAAGTACTTCCTGGACAAGTTCAAGGCTTTGAACCGAAACACCGAGAAGGAGATTTATGGCCATTTCACCAATGCTACCGATACGAACCTGCTCAAAATCACTATGGCCTCAGTCCAGGACATGATCATCCAACGCAACCTCAAGCAGCTCATTCTCTAATCCAGCATATTCTCGACTCGGAACTTGTTATACGGAGACACCCGACATTTATCAAGATATACACGACTATAAAATGGGGGTCGGATATTCCCCGGGTGATAGCTCGGCCTCAGCATCATGTCTTCATATGTCATGATCTGGTGAAGATATATCAGTGCTGTCGATCAGGACTGCATtgcttccttcttctggattgtacttttttttttttaaaccTCATTACCGACTCAGGCCAGTCGAACCAGCGACATGTTTACATGCGCTCTATATGTCCCTCTATGCTAATTCACCCAGTTGTCGGAGTCGCAGGGACACGGATGCAACCCAACACTTGATTGCCTCCCATGGTATACTGGCAATATGGTCTGAAGACTTGCCTAGGCCGCAGTGCATAAGTCAAAGCAGTCAGAGACGGGTCATGACTCGCCAAGGCAAAGTCACCAGGTGCATCAGGGCATCAGTGGAATGATAGCGGAACGACCGTTTTGGCCGAATTGTGTTTTTTgtgcattgcattgcatgaTACCTAAGGCGTACCAGTGGATTCATTTCGGTGTGTCTGTTTTTTTCAAAATCGATTGTTCTAAAAGC belongs to Fusarium oxysporum Fo47 chromosome V, complete sequence and includes:
- a CDS encoding guanine nucleotide binding protein, alpha subunit, yielding MCFGSRDKGDRGLARSRDIDKQLRQDEKKLSKEVKLLLLGAGESGKSTVLKQMKLIYSQGFSKNEKLEWKPVIFSNIVQSFKVIAEAMNEHDLQFDNPDNEKHMAHILVDHEISPHDPMPADYLEPIKALWVDNGVRAAIGMGNEYALHDNLTYFIEDIDRLWGEDYVPDDQDLLRSRLRTTGITETIFDLGQLTYRMFDVGGQRSERKKWIHCFENVNCLLFLVAISGYDQCLVEDKDGNQMNEALMLWESIANSHWFARSALILFLNKMDLFKEKLPKSPITNHGFTDYHGPKDDYKAASKYFLDKFKALNRNTEKEIYGHFTNATDTNLLKITMASVQDMIIQRNLKQLIL